In the genome of Coraliomargarita algicola, one region contains:
- a CDS encoding tetratricopeptide repeat protein: protein MMKRISTLLLTIALAQTAATAQEINPYWIDYGNEPVLIQQNNNGSSQTLKFVAYKDDMLVAELEGGVGEVSLPVSESMVQSLRLDNSAMPEINRMINSGNFTGALTLLRPKAYPLIKFHAVPESFTQLHVPVRTLIDTLIQAKEFNEAYDLLNRIELDKVGLKYSESAIALMNAYLAEGDFDAAANMTKIIPVDGQYAVNIRPIVDAADALRAAGKYEAVIPLYRQIETVVPDDVKKNVQMWLAYSLVLADRVDEATPMIDALEEPEPNERLFSLYKLLQGSRAHSSGDYGRALDLLTRGFVRAQTSYVWVPEMLYLIGDCYARSEDNLAARNVWTEIVILYPESPWAQSAEGSLAKLPKPQPSE, encoded by the coding sequence ATGATGAAGCGCATTTCCACCCTACTGCTCACAATTGCCTTGGCTCAAACCGCAGCCACCGCTCAAGAGATCAATCCCTATTGGATCGATTACGGTAACGAGCCCGTATTAATTCAGCAGAACAACAACGGTTCCAGCCAAACACTGAAGTTTGTAGCCTACAAGGACGACATGCTGGTCGCAGAGCTCGAAGGCGGCGTAGGCGAAGTATCTCTGCCCGTCAGCGAATCCATGGTGCAAAGCCTGCGCCTGGACAACTCCGCCATGCCCGAGATCAACCGCATGATCAATAGTGGCAACTTCACCGGCGCACTCACCCTATTACGCCCTAAAGCATACCCGCTGATCAAGTTCCATGCAGTCCCTGAGAGTTTCACACAACTGCATGTTCCGGTCCGCACCTTAATTGATACCCTGATTCAAGCTAAAGAATTCAACGAAGCCTACGATCTGCTCAACCGGATCGAACTCGATAAGGTCGGTCTCAAATACAGCGAAAGTGCGATCGCACTGATGAATGCCTACCTAGCGGAGGGCGACTTCGATGCAGCCGCCAACATGACAAAAATCATCCCAGTGGATGGGCAGTATGCCGTCAACATCCGCCCCATCGTGGATGCCGCCGATGCACTTAGAGCAGCTGGCAAATACGAGGCCGTGATTCCACTCTATCGTCAAATCGAGACAGTCGTACCGGACGACGTAAAGAAGAACGTGCAAATGTGGCTCGCCTACAGCCTAGTGCTCGCCGACCGAGTCGACGAGGCCACCCCGATGATCGATGCACTCGAAGAGCCTGAGCCCAACGAGCGTCTATTCTCTCTCTACAAGTTATTGCAAGGCTCACGCGCCCACAGTAGTGGCGACTACGGCCGAGCACTCGACCTGCTGACACGTGGTTTTGTGCGTGCCCAAACTTCATACGTCTGGGTGCCGGAAATGCTTTACCTCATCGGCGACTGCTACGCACGCTCAGAAGATAATCTAGCCGCACGCAATGTTTGGACAGAAATCGTGATCCTTTACCCAGAATCCCCCTGGGCACAGAGCGCAGAGGGCTCCTTAGCGAAGCTCCCCAAACCTCAACCATCTGAATAA
- a CDS encoding MotA/TolQ/ExbB proton channel family protein, translating into MKTPKLRLLPTFFAIALFAIATQWVLTQPLSAQDAAQTEATDSEAAAEDAGPQEKSLIDMYKAGGWAMYPLTMLSIGGFGLIVYNFMAVRPEPILNSAATTQIDEALQNLDIEKAKSICQENPSPVTNIIDSGMNRVDINNYDSEQVKEAIEESSAEELAGPFVLINYLSVVGSLSPMVGLLGTVSGMVKAFNVIEAEGAGSAQALAGNISEALITTATGMIVGIPAMFFFFFFKNRYGKITSRIGRVVGDLQFTLNKAINNRA; encoded by the coding sequence ATGAAAACACCTAAGTTACGCCTCCTCCCCACCTTCTTTGCCATTGCACTGTTTGCCATTGCCACACAGTGGGTGCTCACACAGCCACTGAGCGCACAAGACGCCGCGCAAACAGAAGCTACCGATTCTGAAGCTGCTGCCGAGGATGCAGGCCCCCAAGAAAAATCACTCATCGATATGTATAAAGCAGGTGGTTGGGCAATGTATCCCCTCACAATGCTATCCATCGGAGGCTTTGGCTTGATCGTGTATAACTTCATGGCCGTGCGCCCAGAGCCGATTCTCAACTCAGCAGCCACGACTCAGATCGATGAAGCACTGCAAAACCTCGATATCGAAAAGGCGAAGAGCATTTGCCAGGAAAACCCATCGCCAGTCACCAACATTATTGACTCCGGCATGAACCGCGTAGACATCAACAACTACGACTCCGAGCAAGTGAAGGAAGCCATCGAAGAATCCAGTGCCGAAGAATTGGCAGGCCCCTTCGTCTTGATCAACTATCTCTCCGTGGTGGGTTCACTCTCTCCCATGGTCGGACTACTCGGAACCGTTTCCGGTATGGTGAAAGCCTTCAACGTGATCGAAGCTGAAGGTGCAGGTAGTGCTCAAGCGCTGGCTGGTAACATTTCGGAAGCTCTGATCACCACGGCCACCGGGATGATCGTCGGTATTCCTGCGATGTTCTTCTTCTTCTTTTTCAAGAATCGCTACGGCAAGATCACTTCCCGTATCGGACGCGTCGTTGGTGACCTACAATTCACTCTGAATAAGGCGATTAACAACCGCGCCTAA
- a CDS encoding ExbD/TolR family protein — MAMWTPEEVDPEFELTPMIDVVFLLIAFFMTLISFISAELVQLELPEAEQATIPEEPGERQYISVDAEGQLFLGATPITPEALTAQLTALKAEIPQIQVFLRADAHTAHRHVNRVMEATAKAGIFDLIFASAKD; from the coding sequence ATGGCAATGTGGACCCCAGAAGAGGTTGATCCGGAGTTTGAACTGACTCCGATGATCGACGTCGTCTTCCTGCTTATCGCGTTCTTCATGACATTGATCAGCTTCATCAGCGCAGAGCTGGTGCAGCTGGAATTGCCAGAAGCCGAGCAAGCCACGATTCCCGAAGAGCCTGGCGAGCGCCAGTACATCTCGGTTGATGCCGAAGGGCAACTGTTCTTGGGGGCAACACCCATCACACCTGAAGCCCTCACCGCACAGCTAACTGCGTTGAAAGCGGAGATCCCACAGATTCAGGTCTTTTTACGTGCGGACGCACATACCGCGCACCGTCACGTCAATCGTGTCATGGAGGCCACGGCCAAGGCCGGGATCTTCGACCTCATCTTCGCATCTGCTAAGGACTAA
- a CDS encoding tetratricopeptide repeat protein: MLFRFTLKSLTSAVLILGTVHFATAQEEDASQLGFSGLQAQANALVEDGKLVQAMPLLKELVKRVEATENSEIKLDFPIFLIGTGHIQEFVSSGQAGELQEALKWYDKLEAEFPNSPKIKDMLLKRIDVYRVLNRNDDAITLMQKILSGGYSNVRLSYSEQTKMLKDLTQIYYSTGQLKAGLPYFGQLLDVARDPNDQALAAAASFEALFQAKRMDDAIKLLPMLAKESEVRYRPRLNVALLKASDSLVDAGRVNDAALTLNLIKTTDIMIEWHESQVETKTARMEQRIAFGNGADEVERLQQEIKTLENNLTHLRKLPTLRNELLGRRARNYTKTARRYEAFWMFNDLMVENPNDAQAEFYHFATFSNALQIGKVETAIQVGREYRSKFPNGDYYSDVTGALANELKKSGQNEEFMALAVNFLGSRPLDPVGPSLFAQWASYLIEQQQYAELINQAAEWYNAHRNSIYEDGIFYWGGLAELQLSQFEDAVGSFSRLVDQYPSSVYAEDGLLRKGAALFYAQRFEEARDTLYSYVEKYPRGNALDQAYFFLGEVEYLATNLELALQHFRKADEITTLQDVHNGAAFRIGSVLEELGRYEEMASHFKTYIDRYGENGDLTRAVLQLGLAYEYLMRPVEMLALYRENIEKYAKVPDNSGVDALIEGYAEKYSQNKTVITRTVAFFDQLENDLEFRKKIVTDRGFLFEHFYVTPELDQTLYNKLRNDPDFTADLLEDLSPIKDYITPYRTQLERYPSEQPEEYFKKLLIKAKAEKDFISETRMLMGLYRLGVEIDPSQRYDLALIQSLTPRAILYIADYERNKRLSFAEDAWNQILINYPTDDTTIVAFMRLADVTAEKGDRSDALGYLEQIVTQFPGSPKIPAVMLRQGELLSEMGRGSQAREKYQYILRVPEWRGVLHAQALQQIGESYMAEKAYPEAHGFFERTFLGYPHLPEWSARAYLSDADALIGMGEKQDAINTLQEAIKELPASAPEEILEAIKAKLKELQV, from the coding sequence ATGCTGTTTCGATTTACTTTAAAAAGTTTAACTTCCGCTGTCCTCATTCTAGGAACGGTCCATTTTGCGACCGCTCAAGAAGAAGATGCCAGTCAACTCGGTTTTAGCGGTTTACAGGCCCAAGCCAATGCCCTCGTCGAAGACGGCAAACTGGTACAGGCAATGCCTCTGCTCAAGGAGTTGGTCAAACGCGTTGAAGCCACCGAGAATTCGGAGATCAAGCTAGACTTCCCGATCTTCCTAATCGGCACAGGACACATCCAAGAATTTGTATCATCCGGGCAAGCTGGAGAGCTGCAAGAGGCCCTGAAATGGTATGATAAGCTGGAAGCCGAATTTCCGAATTCGCCAAAAATTAAAGACATGCTACTCAAGCGCATTGATGTGTATCGCGTGCTCAATCGCAACGACGATGCCATTACATTAATGCAAAAGATCCTATCCGGAGGCTATAGTAACGTGCGCCTGAGTTATTCAGAGCAGACCAAAATGCTAAAGGACCTCACCCAGATTTATTATAGCACTGGACAACTGAAAGCCGGCCTCCCCTACTTCGGGCAACTGCTCGATGTCGCCCGCGATCCGAACGACCAAGCCCTGGCAGCCGCTGCCAGCTTCGAGGCGCTCTTTCAGGCCAAACGCATGGATGATGCGATCAAGCTACTGCCGATGCTAGCCAAGGAATCCGAAGTTCGCTACCGCCCGCGCCTCAACGTAGCACTACTCAAAGCCAGTGACAGCTTGGTGGACGCAGGACGCGTAAATGATGCAGCGCTCACGCTAAACTTGATCAAGACCACCGACATCATGATCGAGTGGCACGAGTCACAAGTCGAAACCAAGACCGCACGCATGGAGCAACGGATCGCATTTGGCAATGGTGCCGATGAAGTCGAACGCCTGCAACAAGAGATCAAAACTCTGGAAAACAACTTAACCCACCTGCGCAAGTTACCCACCCTGCGTAATGAACTTCTAGGACGCCGCGCGCGCAACTACACAAAAACAGCCCGCCGTTACGAAGCCTTTTGGATGTTTAACGATTTGATGGTCGAAAATCCAAACGATGCTCAGGCTGAGTTTTACCATTTTGCCACATTTTCAAATGCACTACAAATCGGCAAAGTCGAAACGGCCATTCAAGTCGGCCGAGAGTATCGCAGCAAATTCCCCAATGGCGACTACTACTCCGACGTCACGGGTGCGCTGGCGAACGAGTTAAAGAAGTCAGGTCAAAACGAAGAGTTTATGGCCTTGGCCGTCAACTTTTTGGGTAGCCGCCCACTTGATCCCGTAGGGCCCAGTCTGTTTGCTCAATGGGCCAGCTACCTGATCGAACAGCAGCAATACGCCGAACTGATCAATCAGGCAGCCGAATGGTATAACGCTCACCGCAACAGCATCTACGAAGACGGAATTTTCTATTGGGGCGGTCTAGCCGAACTCCAATTGAGTCAATTCGAGGATGCCGTCGGCAGCTTCTCACGCTTGGTAGATCAATACCCCAGCAGCGTCTACGCCGAAGACGGCCTATTGCGTAAAGGGGCCGCACTCTTCTATGCGCAACGCTTCGAAGAAGCCCGCGACACACTCTACAGCTACGTAGAGAAATACCCTCGCGGCAATGCACTGGACCAAGCTTACTTCTTCCTCGGCGAGGTCGAATACCTCGCCACCAATTTAGAACTTGCGCTACAACATTTCCGCAAGGCCGACGAAATCACTACACTTCAGGATGTGCATAATGGAGCCGCCTTTCGTATCGGCAGCGTACTCGAAGAGCTCGGGCGTTACGAAGAAATGGCCTCACATTTCAAAACCTACATCGATCGTTACGGCGAGAATGGAGACCTCACTCGAGCGGTGCTGCAGTTAGGACTCGCCTACGAATACCTCATGCGTCCAGTCGAAATGCTCGCGCTCTATCGCGAAAACATCGAAAAATACGCAAAGGTGCCCGACAACAGTGGAGTCGACGCCCTGATCGAAGGTTACGCAGAAAAGTATAGCCAAAATAAAACAGTCATCACGCGCACGGTCGCCTTCTTCGACCAGCTTGAAAACGACCTCGAGTTCCGCAAAAAGATCGTGACTGACCGTGGCTTCTTGTTTGAGCACTTCTACGTCACCCCCGAACTCGATCAGACGCTCTATAATAAGCTTCGCAATGATCCCGACTTCACCGCCGACCTGCTCGAAGATCTCAGTCCGATTAAAGATTATATAACTCCATACCGCACACAACTGGAGCGATACCCGAGCGAACAACCGGAAGAATACTTCAAGAAGCTATTGATCAAAGCGAAGGCTGAAAAAGATTTTATCAGTGAAACACGTATGCTGATGGGGCTATATCGCCTCGGAGTGGAAATCGACCCAAGCCAACGCTACGATCTCGCATTGATCCAAAGCCTCACGCCTCGTGCCATTTTATACATCGCCGATTATGAGCGTAACAAACGCCTCTCTTTCGCTGAAGATGCTTGGAATCAAATCTTGATCAACTACCCGACCGACGACACCACGATTGTCGCCTTCATGCGCTTGGCCGATGTCACCGCAGAAAAAGGTGATCGATCCGACGCACTTGGTTATTTGGAGCAAATCGTCACACAATTCCCCGGCTCGCCCAAGATTCCCGCGGTCATGTTACGCCAGGGAGAGTTGCTCAGTGAAATGGGGCGCGGCAGCCAAGCTCGCGAAAAATATCAATACATACTACGTGTTCCCGAATGGCGCGGTGTGCTGCACGCACAAGCCTTGCAACAGATCGGCGAATCCTACATGGCAGAAAAAGCCTACCCAGAAGCTCATGGTTTCTTTGAGCGCACCTTTTTAGGTTACCCCCACTTGCCAGAATGGAGCGCACGCGCCTACCTCTCCGACGCAGATGCCTTGATCGGTATGGGAGAAAAGCAAGATGCCATCAATACTCTACAAGAAGCGATCAAGGAACTCCCGGCCAGTGCCCCCGAAGAAATCCTGGAAGCGATCAAAGCTAAACTAAAGGAGCTTCAAGTATGA